AAGGCCAATGGACGGCAGCGATGGCGACGACGGTCAGCACAGCCAAGGCGAGGCTGAACAGCCGCGTTGCGACCCCCAGCGCCAAGGCGATGGCGCCGAGCAGTTCGAAACCGGTCGCGAGCCACCAGTTGACGGATGGCGGGAATAGACTGAAGGGAAACGGAAAGCCGAGATCCGCGAACCAGTTTTCTCCGTAAAGCTTCATCGACCCGGCCTCCCAAAACTCCCAGGCGAGAAGCAGCCGGAGCAACAATGGCGGTACTCCCGAAGCCTGTGCGTCCAGCCAGCCGGACACCCGCCGATACCCCGAACGGAACCCCGATGGCGACAACAATCCGATGAGTGCACGGGCCGGCCAACGTGGACTCCGATCCTCGCGCGAGGCATCGGCGCCGCAAATTTCAGACGAGTTTTTCATGGATCACTCCATCAGGTTTGAACGCGACAAAGCGGACCGGATGCCCAGGATGGCCCCTTGCTCCCTCAACCGGGACAGAATGCCCAAACCGAATGCCGAGAAGGCATCCGGATCGCGAAAATCGAATTCCCAAGCCAGTTGCCGCAGCACGTCTCTGCCGGTCGAACCGCCCGCCATCAGCCGTTCGATCAGTGCCGAGCTGGCCGCATTGAACTCGATGAAGCGCACCGTGTCGGCCCTGTCGCGGAAGCCCAGCAGGAACGTCGCCTCCTTCCGCCCGCCGAACCCCGCCCGGTGCTCCGGAACAATCCGGTGGACCGGGTAGGCATAGCGCAGCAGCGCCCTGACGGGCACGAATACCGGGATGCCGTCCAACAGACTGCCGTCCTGGTCGAGCGGTTCGTCGGAAAGCCCGTCGTTCGCGATGGCGAGGTGAAGCTCTATCCATTCGAAATGAACCAGCTCCGCCAGGAACGGCGGCTCCGATGTCTCCTTCCAGTCGCTCTGGATGAAGGCCAGGAATTCGTCGGGAATCTGGCGGTAAAGGGGCGAGAGACAACGGTGCCGGGCGATGAAGCGGCGGACCAGGCTATCCCATCGGCTAGCTCCGAGCAGGGCGCGGGTGACGGGAAAACAACTCCTCAGGCTGTCTTCGATCTTGTTCCGCACCAGTTCCAAGTAAATCCCGATGCGCTCCGCCGGTACCTGTGCCGGCGGCCCGAAACGGGACGGATCGCGAAGATGCCGAACGAATTCGCGCTGGTAGCCTTGAAACGCGGGCGATGACGCCGCCTCCTTGCAAATCCGCCGAGGCGCACTCATGTCGCCGCCCCGCCGCAAGCCGCGCGCTTCCGCTGCCTCCAGCACCGGGCCTTCTGCAGCTCGGCGATGCGGGCGACCTCTGCAAGCAAGTCGTCCAACGACGGCATATTGAAATCCCGCTCCAGCAAAGTCGGAAACACGCCGAACGCCTCGTAAGCCGTCTCCAGCAGGTCCCATACGGGATAGACCACGGCCTGTCCATGGGTGTCGATGATCAGATCCGGCCCGTCCCGGTCATGACCCGCGACGTGCAGGTAGACGATGCGATCGGCCGGCAAACCGAGCACGAATGCCCGCGGATCGTAGCCGTGATTGACGCCGTTGACATAGACATTGTTCACATCGAGATGCAAATCGCAGTCGGCCTCTTCCAGCACGGCCTTGAGGAAAGACAACTCGTCCATCTCCGAAATCGGCGCCTGGACGTAGTAAGAGGCGTTCTCGACGGCAATGCGCCTTTCCAGGACATTCTGGGTGCGGCGAATCCGCGCCGCCACGTAATGAACTGCCTCTTGCGTAAATGGGATAGGCAGCAGGTCGTAGAGATGGGCACCGTCGCTGCAATAGGCCAGATGCTCGGTGTAGAGGGCGATCCGGTGGGTGTCCAGAAAAGCTCTGATCCTCCGCAGAAATCCTTCCTCCAGAGGCGAGGGACCGCCCAGGGACAGCGACAGGCCGTGGGCGACGAAGGGAAAGCGTTCGGTAAACCAGCGCAACTCCCTGGCCCACTGGCCGCCGATATCGATCCAGTTTTCCGGCGAAATTTCGAAAAAATCGATGGCGGATGCTCCAGCGGCCCGCAGGGGGAGCATCAGCTCCCGCCTGAGACCGAGGCCCGCCCCATAGATGCGTGGGGTATCCATGACAGGCCTTGTGCTGGGCTATTGCCGGGGTTGAGCGGTTTCTTCCTTTTTCACGTTGCCGCTACAGCCGCCTTCCTTCATTTTACTGGCGCCGCAGTTGCCCTCTTTGGCTTTGCTTGCGGTGCCGGTGCCGGTACGGGTCTCGGCTTTTTTCCCGGCACCGCATTTCCCTTCCCCGCACTTTCCGTCTTTCATCTTTTCGCCGCTCTCGGCCATTTGGGTCGGCGCCGACAGGACTTTCATAGCAAAGGGATTTTCCGCCGCATCCGCGGCAGGGGCGAGGATCAAAGTGGTTGCGATGGCTCCGCCAAGGCTCAGGGACAAGGCTTTCTGATTCATGTGTCACTCCATAAGTTGTAAGGAACGTCGAAGGGGAGCGATACGCACATGAACCTGAAAAATCATGTCATTGGCGCATCGCCTTTCTGATGCGTTCCCGCGCCTCGGTACCCAGTTTGACTCGGTCCGAGTGGAGCATGTCCTCATCCAGCCTGCGGGCCGCCCGTCTCAAGAACAAAAGCTGTTTCTCGATGTTCGGGCAGGCCTTGCAGAACCAGATGTGGAGACGAATCTCCATCCGCTTGCGTAGCGGCAGCGACTGGTCCATGGAGAGCGACAGCAGGCGGCTGACGTCTTTGCAGCTCAGCATCAGCGCGCCTCCCGGTCGTTCTCGAACCATCGGAATTCCAGGCATTGCCGCAAACTCAAACGGGCGCGGTATAGCATCACCCATACGTTGGTCGCGCTCACATCGAGTTCCTTACAAATTTCTTCGTTGCTCATATCATGAAATTCCTTCAGGACGAACAACTGGGCCAGCCTGGGCGACAGCCGCTGGATGCATCGCCGCAACACCTCGAAAAACTGGCTCTGTTCGAGAGCGCCGTAGGGATTGCCCCAGTGCGCCGGCTGCCGATCCCAATGGCCGTCGGCGGCGAACAGCTCGTCCATGCCGAAGTCGTCGGCCCCATCGGCGGGCGGGTCGTCGGCCAGAGGCTGCTCACGCCAGGTCCGGCGGAAATGATCGACGACCTTGTGCTTGAGGATACCCGTCAGCCAAGTCCTTTCGCTGGACTCCCCCGAGCGTTGAACCTGCGCCGACATCGCCGCAAGCAGGGTTTCCTGAACCAGATCTTCGGCCGTGCTTTCGTCCAGGACGCGTATCAGCGCAAACCGGAACAGGTAGTCGCCATGCTCGTCGAGCCAGCGCTCCGGCGCGGATGGCTGCGGGGATCTGCGATTTGTCACGAAATCTGCTCCGCGCTGCGCTTGGCGGGTTTATCCGCTTACTCGCTCAGCCGCCTGGTCTGCTCGACCGGCGTTACCCACACGATGCCATCGCCCAGCCGGCCGGAATGGGTGTTCTCGTAGATGATACGGATGATTTCCTCGACCTGGGCTTCTTCCGCGAGAATTTCGATCCGTACCTTGTGCGAGAAATCGGTCAGCTCGCAACGCAGGCTGTCATGCACTTCCTCGCCTTCGTGCGAACTGCAGCCCTCGACCCGCCACACGCTCATGCCGGGAAATCCGGTCATGCGGCGGAAGGCGTTGCGCAGGGCTCTCAAACGGTAGGGTTGAATGACTGCCTTGATCTCTTTCACATCATCACCTGAAGTTTCTTGATTTTATGGTTCGCGCTCAGGCTTCGATCCGCTTTTCCTCGAACCAGCGATACATGGTCGGCAGGACCAGCAGGGTCAGTGCGGTGGAAAACACCAGTCCGCTGATCACCACGATCGCCAGGGGCCGCTGGATTTCCGAACCCGGACCGGTGCCGAACAGCATGGGGACCAGCCCCAGCAATGCGGCCGATGCCGTCATCAGCACCGGCCGCAAACGCTGCATGCAGGCCTGCACGCACGCATCGTACTGGCTGTAGCCATTCTTGCGCAGGTCGATGATGCAGGAAACCAGCACCACGCCATTCAGCACCGCGACGCCGAACAGGGCGATGAAGCCCACCGAGGCAGGCACCGACAGGTATTCGCCGGTCGCGAACAGGCCGAAAACCCCGCCGATGCAGGAAAACGGCAGCTCCAGCAGGATCAGCGCTGCGTAACGCAGGGAGTTGAACAGCACGAACAGCAGAAAGAAGATCATGGCAATGGTGATCGGCACGGTGATGCCGAGCCGGGCCATGGCCCGCTGCATGTTCTCGAACTGTCCGCCCCAGTCCAGCGAATAGCCGTCCGGCAGGTCGACCAGACGGGCGATCTTTTCCTGGGCTTCCGCGACATAGCCGCCGACGTCCCGGTCCTCAAGGTTGGCGCCGATCACGATGCGGCGCCGCCCGGTTTCGCGGCTGATCTGCGCCGGCCCGTCCTGCAGCCGGATATGGGCGACGTCGTCCAGCGGCACCACGGCGCCGTTCGGAGACAGCAGGGCGATCGTATGGATACGCTCGACGCTGTTGCGGAAGCCCTCCGGATAACGCACCACCGCGTCGAATCGGCGCTGGCCTTCGTATATTTCTGTGGCCTTCTTGCCGCCCACGGCGGTCTCGATGATATCGTGGACATCCGCGGCGTTGATGCCGTGGCGGGCGATGGCGGCGCGGTCCACGTCGATGGTGAGATACTGCTGGCCGGTCACGCGCTCCACCCGCAAGTCCTTGGTGCCCTTGATGTCCTTGAGGACTTTGGCGATATCGTCGCCCTTTTCTTTCAGCACCGACAGGTCGTCTCCGAACAACTTGATGGCGACCTGGGAACGCACGCCGGACACCATTTCGTCGAGCCGGTCGGCGATGGGCTGGCTCATCACCAATTGGATACCAGGCAACGCATCGAGCTTCCGGCGGATTTCCTCCTCGATGCGGGTCTTGTCCCAGCCGTCCGGCATGTCGTTTTTCGGCAGCAGCGTCACCACAGGATCGGCCTCGTTCGGCCCGGCCGGATCGGCCGGACTCTCGCCGCGGCCCAGCTTGGACACGGCCATCTTGACACCCGGGACTTCCATCACCAGTTTCATGGCTTCCATTTCCATGCGCAGCGATTCGTCGAACGCGATGCTGGGCACGCGGGTCACACCGGGCGTGATCGTGCCTTCGTTGAGCGTAGGGATGAACGAAGTGCCGAGGAAGGGAAACATCCCCAAGGCCACGATCAGCAACGTCCCCATGACCCCGCAGACCAGGACGCCGCGCGGCATCAGCCAGTGCAAAAGCCTGGCATACGGACGCTTGATCCAGGCAATGACCCGGGTTTCAGCATGCGCCTGCGGCTTGAGGACGTAGGACGAGAGCACCGGTGCCAGCACCATGCCCAGCACCAGCGAAATCGCCTGGGCGATGGCGATGGTCAGAGCCAGCGGGGCGAACAGCTTGCCCTCCATGCCCTCCAGCATGAGCAGGGGCAGGAACACCAGCACGATGATCCCGACGCCGAAGATCACCGGAATGCCCACCTCCAGGGTCGACTCGAACACGATGCGGACCTGGCTTTCGCCGGTATCGCGGCGCTCGCTCAACTGGGTCACCGCGTTCTCCACCACCACCACCGAACCGTCGACCACCATGCCGATGGCGATGGCGAGCCCGCCGAGCGTCATCAGATTGGCCGAGATGCCGTAGTGATTCATGACCAGGAAGGTCAGGAGCGGGGTCAGGATCAGGGTGGAAACCACGATCAGACTGGAGCGGATTTCCCCCATGAAGACGAAAAGTACCCCGATCACCAGCAGGATGCCTTCGGTCAGCGCCTTGGTGACGGTGTTCAAGGCCGCGTCGACCAAGTCGGTCCGGTCGTAGAACGGCACGATCCTGAGTCCGTCCGGCAACATTCCCTTGTCGTTGATCTCATCCACCCGCGCCTTGATCCGGGCAACGATTTCCTTGGCGTTTCCACCCCGCACCATCATCACTACCCCAGCGACCGACTCGGTGTAGCCATTCTTGACGATGGCGCCGGCGCGCCCTTCGTGCCCGAACCGGACTTCCGCCACGTCTCCCAGATGCACCGGCACGCCGCTGATCTCCTTGAGGACGATGCTGCGTATGTCTTCCAGGTTCGAGATCAGGGCCACGCCGCGGATCAGGTATTGCTGGGCGAAATGCGGAAGTATTCCGCCGCCACTGTTGGCGTTGTTGCGGGCCAGGGATTCGTAGACCTCGCGCAGGCTGATCTGGTAGTGGCGCAGCCGGTCGGGGTTTGCCAGCACCTGGTATTGTTTGACGAAGCCGCCCTGCGAATTGATCTCCGCCACGCCCGGGATGCTCCGCAGCAGCGGCCGCACCACCCAGTCCTGCACGGTGCGGCGCTCCACCAGCGCGTCGTAACTCAGCGCCCGCTGGCCATCGTCGGGACGCTCCAGCGTGTATTGGTAGACCTCCCCGAGTGCCGTCGACACCGGGCCCAGCACCGGAGTGACGCCCTCCGGCATGCGCGAAGCCACTTCGATCAGCCGCTCCATCACCAGCTGGCGGGCGAAGTAGACGTCGGTGGCATCGGTGAACACCAGAGTCACGATGGACAGGCCGTTCTTGTTCAGGGAGCGCAATTCGGTGAGGCCGGGCAGCCCGGTCATGGCGACTTCGATCGGCACCGTGATGAAACGCTCGACCTCCTCCGGCGAGCGGCCGGGCGCCTCGGCCGCGATCTGGACCTGGACATTGGTGACGTCGGGGAAGGCGTCGACCGACAGCTTGCGCGCCGCATCGATGCCGAAGCCCAGGAGGGCAAGTGCCACGACCAGCACTACCAGCCGCTGCTTGAGCGCGGCCCGCAGCAGAGCTTCTATCATGGACTACTGCTCCAGCTCCTTGCGGAGACGTTCGTTGTTGAGATGGAACGAACCCTCGGTGACCACCTCTTCGCCGGCGGCGAGGCCCGAAAGGACGGGGCGCTGACCGCCGATTTCCTTGCCCAATTTCACCGGCTTCAGGCGGAACCGGCCGTCGCCGGCCGGAACGAACGCGGCATCATGGTCACCGTCACGGACCACGGCTTCCGCCGGCAGCATGGGCAGGCGGCTCACCTTGCCGGAAATCAGCATGGTCGCCAGCATTTCGGGCTTGAGCGAGCCGTCCGGATTGGCGACCTCCATGCGGACGGTGACGGTGCGGGTCTCGGGATCGACAGTGGGCGCGATATAAACCAAATGGCCCTTGACACGGCGGTCCGACAATGCGGGGATTTCCGCTTCGACCTGTTGGCCGACACGAGCCCACTCGGCCTGCTGCTCGGGCACTTCGGCGACGATCCAGAGCTGCGACAGGTCGGCGACCACGAACAGGACGTCCGCCGGCTGGACCACCAGCCCCTGGCTGACATGGCGCTCCATCACGATGCCGTCGATGGAGGAGGCCACCGGTACCAGCGGCTGGATCGTCCGGTTCTTCTCCAGCACGGCGATGGATTCGTCCGACATACCGAGTACCTGCAACTGGTCGGCCATGGCGTTGTACTCGGTTTCCGCCTGGGACAGCTCGCTGGCGCGGCGCTGGAACTCCAACTCGCTGATCACGCCGGATTTGTAGAGCTTGCGCGCCCGTTCGACGATCACTGCGTGCAACTGTTTCTGGGCAAGCGCCTTGAGAAACGCCCTCTGGGTATCGGAAAACTCAGTGCTGTTCAGGACAGCGAGCTTCTGGCCCCGCTTCACGCGCTGCCCTACCGAGGCATCGATATGGGTGATGCGTCCCGTCACCGTCGCCCCGATGCGCGCAAGGCGGCTGAATTCTTCGATGCTGACCCGGCCCGGCACCCGCAGCGGCTCGTGCAGTTCGCCTTCGGACAGCACCGCGGTCCGCAAACGTTTCATGAGGTCTGGGGCAGCCACGACGACCGCGCTGTCCGGTTCCGTGGATTCCTGTGGAGTCGCGGCGGCTCCAGCTTCCGCCTGCACCGTTTCAGAGCGTTCGGGTTCGGGTTCGCCGTGGCAGGACCACAGAAAAACGGCGGCCCCGGCAAGCAGCGCCACACGTATCACATCAGCCAACACGAACCTCATATCGCCAACTCCTAAGAAAACCTGGAAAAATGAATTGCAGCCATCGTGCCATAACCCATTATATCCATGCCTGCGACGGCGTCCGGTATGTACGCGCCTTACCATGGTGCGAAAGCAGAGCACCCTTCCCTACGCCCGTCCGTCCAAAACGGGGCATCCTGTTGCGGAGCCCCGGCACGCGGAGTATCGTTACGGCGCCCCGCCCCACGCCTTCCACAGATGCGATATCTTTTCATAGCCACGCTGGTCTTCTTGGCCCTCGCCCTGCTCGCGCCGGTCGGATCGGCGGACTCCGCGGCGAATGCCTCGCTGAGCCTCAGGTCCGGACCGAACGTGACACGCCTGGTGCTCACAGGGCCGAAAGGTGCGAGCTTCAGCCTGCGGGCCGGACGCGCCGATCAGGTGATGGTTGCGATGGAGGGCGTCGAAGCGCTACCGGGACTGCCGAACCCAGTGGGAGACCGTTATGTCTCTGCCCTGCATACCCGCAACAAGGGCAAGGGCAAGCTCGAACTCATTGTGGAACTGCGCCCCGCAGCACAGTATCGGACCGCGCAGTCGATGACCGGCTTGGGGGGCCCCAGCCTGACCGTGGACTTCACGGCAGGCAAGGCGACGGCATCCCGCCCACCGCATGCCCCTGTGGCCGAAGCGGGAGACCGGC
This portion of the Methylococcus mesophilus genome encodes:
- a CDS encoding efflux RND transporter periplasmic adaptor subunit; translation: MRFVLADVIRVALLAGAAVFLWSCHGEPEPERSETVQAEAGAAATPQESTEPDSAVVVAAPDLMKRLRTAVLSEGELHEPLRVPGRVSIEEFSRLARIGATVTGRITHIDASVGQRVKRGQKLAVLNSTEFSDTQRAFLKALAQKQLHAVIVERARKLYKSGVISELEFQRRASELSQAETEYNAMADQLQVLGMSDESIAVLEKNRTIQPLVPVASSIDGIVMERHVSQGLVVQPADVLFVVADLSQLWIVAEVPEQQAEWARVGQQVEAEIPALSDRRVKGHLVYIAPTVDPETRTVTVRMEVANPDGSLKPEMLATMLISGKVSRLPMLPAEAVVRDGDHDAAFVPAGDGRFRLKPVKLGKEIGGQRPVLSGLAAGEEVVTEGSFHLNNERLRKELEQ
- a CDS encoding efflux RND transporter permease subunit, translated to MIEALLRAALKQRLVVLVVALALLGFGIDAARKLSVDAFPDVTNVQVQIAAEAPGRSPEEVERFITVPIEVAMTGLPGLTELRSLNKNGLSIVTLVFTDATDVYFARQLVMERLIEVASRMPEGVTPVLGPVSTALGEVYQYTLERPDDGQRALSYDALVERRTVQDWVVRPLLRSIPGVAEINSQGGFVKQYQVLANPDRLRHYQISLREVYESLARNNANSGGGILPHFAQQYLIRGVALISNLEDIRSIVLKEISGVPVHLGDVAEVRFGHEGRAGAIVKNGYTESVAGVVMMVRGGNAKEIVARIKARVDEINDKGMLPDGLRIVPFYDRTDLVDAALNTVTKALTEGILLVIGVLFVFMGEIRSSLIVVSTLILTPLLTFLVMNHYGISANLMTLGGLAIAIGMVVDGSVVVVENAVTQLSERRDTGESQVRIVFESTLEVGIPVIFGVGIIVLVFLPLLMLEGMEGKLFAPLALTIAIAQAISLVLGMVLAPVLSSYVLKPQAHAETRVIAWIKRPYARLLHWLMPRGVLVCGVMGTLLIVALGMFPFLGTSFIPTLNEGTITPGVTRVPSIAFDESLRMEMEAMKLVMEVPGVKMAVSKLGRGESPADPAGPNEADPVVTLLPKNDMPDGWDKTRIEEEIRRKLDALPGIQLVMSQPIADRLDEMVSGVRSQVAIKLFGDDLSVLKEKGDDIAKVLKDIKGTKDLRVERVTGQQYLTIDVDRAAIARHGINAADVHDIIETAVGGKKATEIYEGQRRFDAVVRYPEGFRNSVERIHTIALLSPNGAVVPLDDVAHIRLQDGPAQISRETGRRRIVIGANLEDRDVGGYVAEAQEKIARLVDLPDGYSLDWGGQFENMQRAMARLGITVPITIAMIFFLLFVLFNSLRYAALILLELPFSCIGGVFGLFATGEYLSVPASVGFIALFGVAVLNGVVLVSCIIDLRKNGYSQYDACVQACMQRLRPVLMTASAALLGLVPMLFGTGPGSEIQRPLAIVVISGLVFSTALTLLVLPTMYRWFEEKRIEA
- a CDS encoding sigma-70 family RNA polymerase sigma factor, encoding MTNRRSPQPSAPERWLDEHGDYLFRFALIRVLDESTAEDLVQETLLAAMSAQVQRSGESSERTWLTGILKHKVVDHFRRTWREQPLADDPPADGADDFGMDELFAADGHWDRQPAHWGNPYGALEQSQFFEVLRRCIQRLSPRLAQLFVLKEFHDMSNEEICKELDVSATNVWVMLYRARLSLRQCLEFRWFENDREAR
- a CDS encoding zf-HC2 domain-containing protein; translated protein: MLSCKDVSRLLSLSMDQSLPLRKRMEIRLHIWFCKACPNIEKQLLFLRRAARRLDEDMLHSDRVKLGTEARERIRKAMRQ
- a CDS encoding P-II family nitrogen regulator, with translation MKEIKAVIQPYRLRALRNAFRRMTGFPGMSVWRVEGCSSHEGEEVHDSLRCELTDFSHKVRIEILAEEAQVEEIIRIIYENTHSGRLGDGIVWVTPVEQTRRLSE
- a CDS encoding HvfB family MNIO-type RiPP peptide maturase, with protein sequence MDTPRIYGAGLGLRRELMLPLRAAGASAIDFFEISPENWIDIGGQWARELRWFTERFPFVAHGLSLSLGGPSPLEEGFLRRIRAFLDTHRIALYTEHLAYCSDGAHLYDLLPIPFTQEAVHYVAARIRRTQNVLERRIAVENASYYVQAPISEMDELSFLKAVLEEADCDLHLDVNNVYVNGVNHGYDPRAFVLGLPADRIVYLHVAGHDRDGPDLIIDTHGQAVVYPVWDLLETAYEAFGVFPTLLERDFNMPSLDDLLAEVARIAELQKARCWRQRKRAACGGAAT
- a CDS encoding HvfX family Cu-binding RiPP maturation protein, which translates into the protein MKNSSEICGADASREDRSPRWPARALIGLLSPSGFRSGYRRVSGWLDAQASGVPPLLLRLLLAWEFWEAGSMKLYGENWFADLGFPFPFSLFPPSVNWWLATGFELLGAIALALGVATRLFSLALAVLTVVAIAAVHWPSEWSSLSELAEGYAITDEGHGNFKLPLMYLAMLLPLLFGGAGRYSLDAWVSGRARRSGSGHAQGAGRIRTDSG
- a CDS encoding HvfC family RiPP maturation protein — encoded protein: MSAPRRICKEAASSPAFQGYQREFVRHLRDPSRFGPPAQVPAERIGIYLELVRNKIEDSLRSCFPVTRALLGASRWDSLVRRFIARHRCLSPLYRQIPDEFLAFIQSDWKETSEPPFLAELVHFEWIELHLAIANDGLSDEPLDQDGSLLDGIPVFVPVRALLRYAYPVHRIVPEHRAGFGGRKEATFLLGFRDRADTVRFIEFNAASSALIERLMAGGSTGRDVLRQLAWEFDFRDPDAFSAFGLGILSRLREQGAILGIRSALSRSNLME